DNA from Denticeps clupeoides chromosome 7, fDenClu1.1, whole genome shotgun sequence:
agcagcaatatccttgcatgtgaagccctttttatgcaacacaatcatgactgcaggtaaccatggttaacagaagaagaacaatgatttcaaacatcaccctccttttaaagcatccagtctgctattctaactcagtcagcatgacagaatgatctccagccttgtgcttgcCAACACTCCAacactcacttgtgttaatgagaagatcactgaaatgatctcagcaggtcatTTTGTGTCAggactgaaatgcagtgaaaatgttttttggggggattaacttcattttcatggcaaagagggactttgcaattcatgtgatcactcttcataacattctggagtttatgcaaattgccataataaaaaaggacacagcaaacattgtgaaaaccagtatttgtgtaattctcaaaacttGTGCAATTGTATTTAATTACAGTCGTATGTACACATTTGATCCTGTACTTTTGGTATAGTTTTCATTCTATTTACTTCTGCTGCTTGGCCATTTGGTCATTTTGGCCTAGAGTACATTCTAAACAACTGCAAACCATAAACAGGGCATCTAAAAGCATATGTGGTTGAATGACAAAATGTTAAGTATGGGTTTTTAGGGGTAaaaatacagggtggtagtagcctagtgggtaacagaatTGACTATGACACCAGGGGGgactccagagggactgtccctgcaactaatGATAGTAAGTcagtctggaaaagggcatctgctaaatgccataactTGTACACTTAGCACaggaagaaaatgtaattaataatttttttttattaatttgtttattgaGAAACTATGAACGATATGTTCAGAGTAACTATATAATAACAATTTGTTTAGCACTATGTGGAGGTTCAACTATCCTTGCTTCTGCATGCGTTAGCATTCCTATTTTGAAAAAGATTAGTGTTCTAGGCTTGATAAGAAATACCCATTCTTTGATTGTTCTCAGCCCTGGGTGGCACGGAATAAGCAGGAGATAATGAACACTAATTTGTGTTGAAATAGGAGGTTGATTATATGGCCTTTCATCTCCCCAGCTCCCCATTGCTGACAGAGTGGAGACTGAATTGTCCCTACAGGATTACTTACGGCTCGAAGGTGATCCAGAGGTAATGGTTTGGACTGTTAAATTGACATAAGCAGCCAGGCggatgaaataaataagaacacatcatttacaaaaatgtaatgttggATTAATTAGCCTGAAAGGGTTTCACAACAAGGCCACAAGGCAAAGTCATATTTTTGCATATGCAACAAGTCTCTAAGTTGCATACTTGATTGCAAAACCCCCTTCATTCAGCTCAAcaaatcttaattttttttatatagaaatcCTTTTCCTTGGCTAATTTACTTGGTTTATTGATCACCCATAatatttgtcatgtttttagCTTCCAGACCCAGAACTAATGGAAAGTGATGCAGACCATTTGCTAGCTCATCAATCTCTCCTTTCCCCTCTGATACCCCTGGAGGACCCATCACTGGACTTGGAGCAAAATTGGCAGGACATTTTAGCCATAATGGAACCACAGGTAAGAGTACATTCTAAAATGACATTCTCAGACAGCTGTGccttttgtaatttatttacatgTCAAAAGGACAGCTCGTCACTGCAGTTAAACATTTTGTATATTCTATGATAAATTCTATGTGTTCGATTGGTTTGACAAATCTTTTGCATATTTAAGGAAATGGAGGATGAAGCATATCATTATTCTGCTCATTCTGAAGAAGGTATGACATTGAGTGGACCTACAGATTTTGTTAACGAAGCACTCAGCCTACACCAGGCCACTTTCTCAAGTTTCAGTCAAGAAGCTGGTTCTACAAGTGACAGAAGCTCCACCTTGGAGGTTACTCCGCCCCATTCAGCTGAACACCTCTCTTCCTTCTATAACTCCAGTCAAGACCTTGATGGGGATCCTTTTGAGATAGCAGATCTTTTCCCACTGCCAGGTGGGGAAGACCATGCTTTGAGCAACAACAGTCCTTTTCATTCTTCTTCATACACTTTTTTGGATGAACCAGCATTGGCAAGTTCCCTTGAGCCCTTACTAAGAGAAGTCATACTGCGTGAGATTAGTTTAGAGGACCTGGCTGTCCAAGAAGGCATTAGCCAGTTCCAGATATCCCAATTAGAAGAGCATTTGGACTCAGACTCTGGTCTTTCCCTAAACTTTAGCCATAGCCCAGCATCTTCATCTCAATCTTGTTGCTCTTGTTCCTCAGCCTGCTCACATTGTTCCTCCACTGCAAGTTCATCATCTGATACAGCTTATCAGTCTGGTTCTGAGGAAGTGATGGGGTTTGGTGAGGGAGCTGTTGGAGGTTCTATGTCCAGCAAGATGTGTCGAGAAATGTCACTGGAACCTGGTTACTATCAGCAGTTTCCTTGGCTGGAACACATTGGCCATGATCACACCTACAACCAACCACTGTCCTCCTCCCTCAGTCAAAAGAAGCCCCAGAAGTCTTTTTCCAAAGAGCTACTGAGGACTGAAGACCAGGCCAAATGTACAACTCGGGATGAGTACAGGGCTCATGCCATGAGAATACCTTTCTCAAATGAACACATCATCAGCCTTCCTGTAGAAGAGTTTAATGATCTGCTGTCAAGGCACCAGCTTAGCGACGCCCAGCTCACTCTAGTGCGTGATATTCGGCGGCGTGGCAAAAACAAGATGGCAGCACAGAATTGCCGGCAGAGGAAACTGGACACATTGAGTGGACTTGAGCAGAGTGTGGCCGACCTGCGCCTCCGTCGGGCAAGGCTGATCAAGGAGAAGGCAGCATTCCTTCACTCGGTCAGAGAGATGAAGCAGTGCCTCAGCAGGCTCTGCCAAGAGGTATTTCCTGGCCCGATTAATGATCAAGCCAGGTCTTATGGTACAGATGACTATGCACTTCCTTTGACTAGTGAGCACCATGCCATGCTTTCCTCCCACCTAATGACAAACTCAGAATCCAAGAGTAAGCCTTGCAGAAAGCAGAAGCTCAAGAAGAAGTGATGGGGTACTACAATGGTGAAACTGAATGAGAAACACTTATTGTTTACTTGACAAGGAGCATACAGGCACAACATTTTCTGTAATGCAAAGGCCGGCTTATGACACAGTGCTGCCACATTGGGACCTCAGGATGGCTTTGACATTAACCAGGCTGGAAAGGACAGTTTAAGAAATGGTCAGGTGTCAGTGTGAGCCCCACCACACTGGACTCTGTTCTGCATACAACTGATATGAACTTTCATTGACCACTAGGATGGTTGTTTTGGGTCCTACCTGGCCTCCTCGTTGGTTTTTGATGTGGCGACCTCTCGTACAAGTCGGGATTCTACAGGGTTTTGAGTGAAGATGAGGAAATCAGTGTTCTACAACCCTTACACTGACTCTTACACTGAACAAAACAGTTGGTCAGTTTACTTTCCTCAGATGAGGTGATCATTTTAATCTGGTCCTTTTGTACAGATTGGTTTGAGTATTAACTGCAAAAACATGTATTGTCactaatatattgtatattaaatgtatattaaaaaatttGAGTGGAAAGTGGACTGAGAAATGTTAAATGTTCTGTTGTAAGAATATTTTTCATGCTCTCATATTGTATAACACAATGAACTTGTTCTCAATTGAGTCAGTGTACAGgtgattttaaataaaatattttaactatatgaaatgtgtatttttaataataaagtacAACTTACAGTGTTTGTCAGGAATCATCCACAATAACTACATTTGGTCAAAGCTGGAAAAACTAAATGAATGCAAGGTCAGGACATGTCTCGTaaacaaaacagatttatttgtgTTGTTGGAAGGGGGAAAAGGCATTGAAACCAATTACAGTAGCCCCAGAAACAGTGACAATGAAATTAAGGTACATGCAGTTAAGATGTTGCTTCTTTTAaaagggaaaatatatataatagtcAGTCAGTTTACTACATGTGCATATCCTACGATGCTGAAAAAGCCTGTAACAAACCAAAATAGGATGGTCACAAAAGCACTGCCTATTGGAATGGGATTTCTGTTCAAATGCCTGCCTGTGGTACCCAAGGGTTTGGCAGCCATTGCTGACAGCACTAATGACAATCACAGAAAACTATGGTGTGCTGGTAGTAAAAATGGTAACAAAATTTCAAGACGAAGAATGCAACTGGACAAAATCCACTTCACTGACTGCTCATCATTCTGACTTGAGGCATGATGCCATAATCTCCTTGATATGAGAATACACACCAGTACATTCAAATGGCAATCAGGCCAATAAAACAGGATCATTAGCAAAAATGTCATCTTCTGTCAACTCTGCAAAGTATCTGCGTGACACATATACAAGAAGCGGTACATTACACTAATCGACGTCTAAAATAAAATCTggaaatatacattttcttcCCTACCTATTTTAGCCAGGAAGTATTCTTGTCTGCCGGATATTCGGAAATGCAGAAACTGAACATCGGCATGAGCAACTCTGGGGAACTGTGGAAAATGTAGTCATGTTCTTAAAGTGGGGTGTCTAAAGTAGTCCCAATTTAAATCACTGGGGAAAAGAAATTGTATTGGAATGTTAACACATCCAAACAGCTATTAACCAGCAAATGATTCACGGACGTTATCATGGACAAAATACTAGGTCTTCTTGGGGACTTTTTACTGCACTTTTAAAAAGACCCTTAGCTTTAGTGTGCAACAATACTGAAAACCTGGGGAGTGCTTCAGTCATATGGATGTTCCATTCAGTTAAAATGAATAGGTATTAAACTGAAACACAGAGGGCTAAAATAACACTTTCATTAAAAGGGAACTGAGGGAAGCCACTGaccaaataaaaacatgtatatacatgacatgaaaatgataTACAAAGAGAATGTAGACAACaaccatttaaaccattttaattaaaaataaaatgggaaaGAGACACCTAAGTTGTCTGAGAATTTGTACTTGATCGTATAGATGAATGAGTTGACTGCACAGTACCAATACAATATTTGGCAAATATACCTCTTTTTCAGATATACCATAGTTGTTTGGTAACTTCTCCCTCTCACCCAAAATCAAAAGATCCTATTTGCACCAGTTGTGGTCCAAGGACATTATAAGCTTAGCAGATCATaactacatttcccatgatCCTCCAGATTTGACTCAGTGGAAAAGATATATGATACCTGACTGCAGTAAAGCCATATGGTCCAACCCCTCCAACCCATTGCTCTCAAAATCCTGCAGTTAATTAACCAGGTCTGCTTACCCAGAACCCAACCCCAGAACCCAGCCCCAAAAAATCGATACTGTTGGTTAGTTCTTGTCatccttcttctcttcttcctccgtAGGGTACGAGTGCCACGTCAAACGCTCTTCATAAAAAGAAATGACCACTTGTGGGCACTTCACATTGGCTTCTTTAGCTGGCACCAGATCTGCCTCATCTGAGTTTttcctgcaaaataaataaatagatgtcAAACATACAAGGCTGGGAACATAAAGGAATAATAATGACCATTGCCTGACACAGGGTTAAGAATTAGGTTCAGCCTAAAACAAAATTCTAGTCCAAATTGGATTGGACTGTATTGGAGTGTAAAATTTTagatgttaataaactgtttattatatCTGGTGTCCATTCAAATCTTTGTGTACTAGACAATAATCATGATCAATCTGAAGCAGTTCCCTCAAGGTCTCATTGAGAAATCACACAGACAAGAACGTGTTCAATTTGAACCAAAAACATCTCAAACGTACATACAAACATACTGCTAAAGAACTAGAGGTAGGCAATAACCAACAATATGAATGCATAcaaattaatatgaaatattaattatgaattttaaaaaatggtttctgcaggtttaaggccactttcaaaTATAAGACCCTGCATTGGGGTCGTAAACTATATCTGTCCAAGGACCAGAGGTTCTCAGCAAACACTctgagggccagatgctcttctaaaatacatcAATTGAATTTTCtcaagtaatatattattataaaatcttTCCACCCTGAGAAGTATTAAGCTGCTTTTCAGTAGCCAAATCACCTAATCAAGAAGTATCCCATGTGTGAAAACCAGACCATGAAAGAGGTACATCAGACAACTGGGTAGGAGGAACATGTGACTTGCATCAATTACAAGGACCAGTCGAGTAAACATCAGCTTGTACAAACAAGTGTCGTGGTGTAGCTGGCAGTACAGGACAGCCTTTCCCTAGCAGCAGTCACCAGCATATTCCCACGCCAGCTGGGAGATATAATCTTTCTTGTGTCCAGGGTCTGCCTTATGGCACATGCCCAGAATAGCTGCAGTGGCTAGCTTCTGAGGAGCATCCTCATGACATGACCCTAACACACATGAAATACAGCAATACGGCATTTctggctgtgcgatatggcataaaattgaTATTGCGGTATAAATTTAAACATGGACTgtagactgtatatattgcagtaaatcatttgataagtaaatttaaatataacgtttttgaaagggtaacatgtcCATAGCCAGGGCACTGCGGCAGAAAATTATACAATACACTTTTCACAGATACATTACATTTAGGGCATtcatcagacactcttatccagagcgatttacaatctgtatttacagggacagtccccttggagcaacctatggtgaagtgtcttgctcagggacacaatggtgctGCACTTAGTAAACCCTGAAGTGGCCTGAGTGGGTTACTGAGGTTACTGagagattgaaggcttgttttattttcatttattgggTTTGCAGCTTTAACGGAGAACAAAAACAGAGCAAGAACTGAGGTATTGTGCTTgaataaaaccctgtgaaaagtaataaaaatccCCTGCAATACTAAATAATCTGTTAattgtatattctgtatttaCTTGGCTCAACACATGCCATGGAAAAACAGGAGTTAGCTCCAGAGTTTTATATGTGTTATATATGCGGTCACAATCACCTGAACATGGTGGctgagatttgcaaatcaaaacacatttaacacatttatttacaacatgcggGAAAACTTGAACCAAaatcaccgaaacaaatttacaagcagtgaatcattcGGAAACGATAGGTATAACAGAAGGTTATGTTTGCGGACCGCTCTTTTACAGCTCGAGCTCGACCCGAgtgaaatgatagaaattgattTTCCAGCTCTACTCCAGTACGGAACACGGCAGGAACGGCAGTGAGACTGAGCAGCCggtctcagtttagtcagttggtaaacttTGAGAGACATAATATATAGTCCCTTCCGTCCATCGCATCATTTTGTGTCCATGTAATCGCATGATCAGACATTGCGATTGCGTGGCACTGCACTTGCAAACCCAGAAGACTGGCAGAATGATGGCTTGTCTCATTTGATTTAGGAAAAGGAATTTTTATATAAAGGAATCTCCCACTCTCAACACGTCCACTGCATAGGCGGTtctcatacacaaaaatgcaaaacacatattagaaatTCACCAAATTATTTACAGGTTACcagcaaataaatatattgggtttgcagcattttaaaaaccTTTAACTCTGGATGTAAGGATtactaattatatatttattatatttaagaTTTTTAAGGATCTGCGGATACCCTGTGTTTATGCCACACAGTCCTAATTGCCATTCCTCTAAACCTAAGACACCAGAGATAACAGCTATCAATTTGCAAAGTGATTATATTGGTCCTCAAGAAGTTAAACAAAAGCCCATCTGCACAGACATCTGATTGGCCTATTTTGCTATGTGCACATGCTGTGatccacacacattctctcaatTTGTTGTACGCATACACTTTTCTCAAGTGCGTGATGAACACTGTACTGTCTGGCACGCATGCTGCTGTTTGCTCTAGTTGCCAATCTGTGGGTATCAGGAAGCCACTATCAATATGCAAGAGACTCTCAAAACTTCCCGGAGACTGGCAGCTCTGTGCCAG
Protein-coding regions in this window:
- the nfe2l1a gene encoding endoplasmic reticulum membrane sensor NFE2L1a; this translates as MCLKKYLADDLIQVSILLSLCGVRVDVDPYLLPLREIIQGQSSGLTQTHFHDLRNSLGRQGLQPKSVDVDGFFMMRQFQGWVRSLDRLQVPAMQLETWLVHSEHGPLASAAGQTGPLSGAAGQEGSGDSSGLSIRMGEGVEDMMDDGLGAVSALHVDQEDEDELIKEGAHADQRAEQDTFDYVTNQQSGETLISPLDGTNNEWEQNGVERWSDDTPFMRHVIQVFGEDVCELPIADRVETELSLQDYLRLEGDPELPDPELMESDADHLLAHQSLLSPLIPLEDPSLDLEQNWQDILAIMEPQEMEDEAYHYSAHSEEGMTLSGPTDFVNEALSLHQATFSSFSQEAGSTSDRSSTLEVTPPHSAEHLSSFYNSSQDLDGDPFEIADLFPLPGGEDHALSNNSPFHSSSYTFLDEPALASSLEPLLREVILREISLEDLAVQEGISQFQISQLEEHLDSDSGLSLNFSHSPASSSQSCCSCSSACSHCSSTASSSSDTAYQSGSEEVMGFGEGAVGGSMSSKMCREMSLEPGYYQQFPWLEHIGHDHTYNQPLSSSLSQKKPQKSFSKELLRTEDQAKCTTRDEYRAHAMRIPFSNEHIISLPVEEFNDLLSRHQLSDAQLTLVRDIRRRGKNKMAAQNCRQRKLDTLSGLEQSVADLRLRRARLIKEKAAFLHSVREMKQCLSRLCQEVFPGPINDQARSYGTDDYALPLTSEHHAMLSSHLMTNSESKSKPCRKQKLKKK